A portion of the Oreochromis niloticus isolate F11D_XX linkage group LG10, O_niloticus_UMD_NMBU, whole genome shotgun sequence genome contains these proteins:
- the LOC100704736 gene encoding olfactory receptor 146: MFNTTFIRPAKFYLGGFSNIPHIRYFYIFLCFVYIVTVLGNGFLLSVIWLVKTLHTPKYMIVFNMALTDLCGSTALIPKVLDTFLFDRRYIVYEACLSYMFFVIFFASVQSWTLVTMAYDRLIAICLPLRYHNIVTETSITAILLFVWCFFVSAIATMVGLLNRLSFCSSLVINSFFCDHGPVYRLACNDISINQNLASAIVSIILIIPLAFIVATYICISIAVSRTAFREERLRALKTCTSHLILVAIFFLPWTGTNVAAVTSYIHPNARMINSALTHTIPPLLNPIIYALKTEEVTNAIKKLYSRTVVSVTRAYRIQKDERR, translated from the coding sequence ATGTTTAATACCACATTTATTCGGCCTGCAAAATTCTATCTTGGTGGGTTTTCCAATATCCCTCATATTAGGTATTTCTATATCTTCCTGTGTTTTGTCTACATCGTGACTGTTTTGGGGAATGGTTTTCTTCTCTCAGTTATTTGGCTGGTGAAGACTCTTCATACTCCTAAATACATGATTGTGTTCAACATGGCTTTGACAGATTTGTGTGGgagcacagctctcattccaaaAGTCTTAGATACTTTTCTGTTTGACAGGAGATACATCGTCTATGAGGCCTGTTTAAGTTATATgttctttgttattttctttgcaAGTGTGCAGTCATGGACACTTGTCACGATGGCATATGACAGACTTATAGCCATTTGTCTCCCTTTAAGGTATCATAATATTGTGACTGAAACATCAATTACTGCAATTCTGCTGTTTGTATGGTGTTTTTTTGTAAGTGCAATAGCAACCATGGTTGGGCTTCTTAATCGTCTCTCATTCTGTAGCTCTTTGGTGATAAACAGCTTTTTTTGTGATCATGGACCAGTATATCGTTTAGCTTGTAATGATATATCTATAAATCAGAATTTAGCATCTGCCATTGTCAGCATAATTCTCATCATTCCTCTAGCATTTATAGTAGCCACATATATCTGTATTTCCATAGCAGTGAGCAGGACTGCATTCAGAGAGGAACGACTCAGAGCGTTAAAAACTTGTACTTCTCACCTGATCCTTGTTGCTATTTTCTTCCTACCATGGACAGGTACTAATGTAGCTGCAGTCACGTCCTACATTCATCCTAATGCCAGAATGATAAATTCTGCATTGACCCACACCATACCACCTTTGCTCAATCCCATTATATATGCTTTAAAGACAGAAGAAGTGACGAATGCTATCAAGAAGCTTT